The genomic region TATCAAAATGTAAAAAGTAGCGGAACGGCTTCGATAAAGAATTTCAGCTATCTGTCGCCTGAAATTCCAAGCGAGGTTAAGATCGCCAACGCCAATATGAGCTTCAACCAGGGGAACGTTAGTATCCCTAATTTGAATCTTACCACTGGCCAGACCGATCTTACCGCAGCGGGAACGCTTCAAAATCTTATAGGATTTCTTTTTACAGATCAGGCCCTGAAAGGTAATTTTCAGGTTCAGTCAAATAAATTTTCAGTTAACGATTTTATGGTTGCAGAAACTGAAGATATAACTACTACCGATGAAAATGGCAGGGAAAAGACCGTTGCGAAAACCACCGGTGAGGAAGCGGTAAAGATTCCATCATTTTTGGATATGGAATTGAAGTTCAATGCCAACACGGTCATCTACGACAATCTTGAATTAAAGAATGCCACTGGAGTCCTTGTAATAAGAGATGAAACTGCGAGGTTGCAAGACATATCGACAAATATATTTAATGGAAGTATAGGTGTGAATGGGATGGTTTCCACAAAAAATCCTACGCCGGTTTTTGAGATGGATCTTAACCTGAATTCACTCGATATTGCCTCGTCTTTTAACGGCCTCGAACTATTGCAGAACCTGGCCCCGCTTGCCAGCGCGCTGGAAGGAAAATTACAGTCGAATCTGAATCTTAAAGGTAATTTGAATGAGGATTTAACACCTCAACTCGCTACCATCGCGGGGAATGCTTTGGCAGAAATACTTACTGCAGAAATTAATCCTGAAAAAGCAGCCCTGTTAGCAAAACTGGATTCTGAACTTAATTTTATAAATTTTGAGGATCTGGATCTTAGTAATTTAAAAACAAAGCTCACCTTCAATGACGGGATGGTTCAAATAGCTCCATTCGATTTTAATATTAAGGATATTAACTTCCAGGTTTCGGGAAGCCACGGATTCGATATGACCATGGATTATGATCTAAAACTGGATGTACCGGCAAAATATCTGGGATCTGAAGTTGGTGGAGCACTTGGTAAGTTAAGCGGTGAAAGCATCGCCAATATGAGCGTGGAGTTACCCATAGGAATTACCGGGAACTTTAATAGTCCTCAGGTCAAACTGAATATGCAACAGGCGGTGAATAATCTTACTCAGAAGATCGTAGCTAAGCAAAGTAAAAACCTTGAAGACAAGGCAGTCGACGCAATTAACGATATTCTACAGGGAAAGAGAGATCCTAATAAGCCTTTCAACAAGAATGATACTACTGCTGTAAATTCTCAAAAGACAGATTCTACAACTGCCCCGGTTTCGACCAGAAAAGATTCTATTAATCAGTCTCAAAAAAAACAGGTTGAAGATGCAGCTAAGAATATTCTGGGAGGTATCTTAAATAGTGCAAAGAAGAAAACTGATACAACGAAAAAGAATTAAAGCTGCTGAACAGACCTTATTTCGGAACATATCGATATGTAAAACTTCAAGTTTTTCACAATTAAATACACTCTGACAGGCTCAGTGCGTCAACGAACCTTGAATTAAGGCTAGTTCTATGATCTCAAAAAATGTCAACATGCGGCACCCTGTCCCTTTGCTTCAGGAGTTTCAGGGTTTAGACAGATGCTGAAATATTTATAGATATCAAACCAGAATCTCGTCTAGAGCTTCCGTGAATAATTGCATTTCTTCCATTGTGCCCATGCTTACCCTGCACCAGTCCTTACCCCAGAACTGGAAAGCACGAACCGCCATATTCCTGTCGTAAACCTGTTGAAGGAATTCGTCCCCGGCCATTTCCAGAGAAAAAATGATAAAATTGGTTTGGGATGGCATATGACTAATTCCTCTTTTAGCCAGGTAATTCTTAAAAAAGGTTCTTGTATCAAAAAACTTCTCCCTGCAATCTGAAAGGAATTCCTCATTATCCAGGTTCGCCGTAGCAGCTGCTATACTTGGCCCGGTGATTCCCATTCCAGTACCTATAACATCATTTATCTGGTTCAGGATTTCTTTCTGACCTAAAAGGTATCCTATTCTGAGACCTGCCATTCCGTGGATCTTTGAAAATGTTCTGGAGACCAGGATATTTTTTCCTTCAGCAACCAGTGGCGCCATAGAATCTGCCATTCCATTTTCACTTAATTCCATATAAGCTTCATCAATAAAAACCGGCAGATTTTTAGAAACATGCTTACAGAAACTCCGCAATTTATCGGCATTAGTAATTGTCGCAGTGGGATTGTTAGGATTGGTTATATATACAAGTTTGGTTGACTCATCAATGGCTGCTTCCATCGCATCCAGGTCATGTTCATAAGTAGAGGTTAGTTTTATACTTTTCCAGTTCCCGCCGGCTGCCTTTGCCACAGAAATAAGCGCCATATAACTAGGATCTGCGCTAACCACATTACCGCCATTCTGAAAAAGAACCACGGCAGTTTTTTCCAACAGGTCTGAAGATCCCGGCCCTAGCAAAACCTGGTCTTTTGAAACTCCCTCTTTCCTGGCGATCTTTTCTGTTAACTGGTCCAGGCTGTTCGATGGATAGTGATTTCCTTTCCAAACACTTTCGGTAAATGCCTGCGCAGCTTCTTTTGAAGGTCCGTATGGATTCTCATTCCACATTAGCCTCGCTTTCAGGTTGTCCAGGTCTGGAAACTTTGGAGGGGTGAATTCATTAAACCCGGACGTATTGAATAGAAATCTGTTTTTCGAACTAATGGCCTCATTTACGCGGTTAGCCCAGAGAATTTGAGGGGTAACAGCTAGAGCGCCTACAGAAAGCAGACCTTTTTTGATCCATTCGCGGCGGGGAAGAGCATTTGATTTCATCTGTCTATTTTTAAAGCGAGCTATAAAAATAAGCAGAACAAAGACTGAAACCTAAATTAAAAAACTGAAAATGAGACAATTAATATAAAACACTTATTTAACTACGTTACCTTGTTTAGAAACTCAGGCAGCTTTATTATGATCAAAAAATGGAAAATCATTGTATTCCTCGAGGTCGTCACCCTGAACTTGTTTCAGAGTCTAAACAAATGCTGAAACTCCCGAACCTTCAGGACAGCATGACGAAAAAAGGTATATCATCTCGACCTTAGGGAGAAATCTCATTCAGGTTCGATTTGCTATAGATTTCTCCCTTGAGTTTTTCACAAGTTTAGAAAGCACTTCGACAGGCTAAGTGCCACAACTATTTTAGAAGTATAATCTCAAAAAATTTAAACCAGTACTTTCAGTTCTACCACCAATCCTTCATTACTTCTCACATTGAAGACCGTTCCGTCTTCAAAGATCAGGTACTGCCCCTTGATCCCTTTTAAAACTCCTTCGAAGTAAGGGTTTTTAATCAGGTTTAGAGATTTCACCTTTTCCGGAAACTGCTTTACCGGAAATTTGATCTCTGTTTCCTTATTACTCGCCAGGTAATACTCCATGGCTTCTTCCGGAATAAATTCTTTTAGTTTTTCTCGCTCTTCAGCCAGATTAAGATCTATTATATCATTGGTAAGCATCTTTCTCCAGTTGGTCTTATCTGAAACATGATCCTTTAATGCCACCTCGGTGATACCCGCAAGGTACCGGTTTGGGACCTCTACGATCTCGATCGCTTCATGTGCTCCCTGGTCTATCCATCTTGTAGGGATCTGGCTTTTCCTGGTCACACCAACTTTAACGTCACTAGAGTTGGCCAGGTAAACAACGTGAGGTTGAAGCTGAGCACGTTTTTCAAAATCCAGGTCACGATCTTCTTCATCTAAGTGGGCTTTACTAAGTTCAGGTTTAATAACCCAGTCGCCGGCTTGAGGAATGGAAGTGAAACAGTCAAAACAAAAACCCTGTCTATAGATCTTCTTTTCCAGACCACAATTAAGACATTGATATCTAAGGAAATTCAGGCTGATCTTTTTATCAAGTAGTTGGTTCATATTGATAAAATCATTTTCCCAAACCAGGTAATATTGAACCACATCGGTAATTTCGGTTCTCATTTTAGTTAGAACTCCCTCGTATCTCATTTAAATTTTTAATTTAAGACTGATTGAATTTTTTGCAGGCTTCAAAGTTTCGTTTATTTTTAACCAAATAACCGAACGCCCTTTAATAATAAGCGTTAAAGATAAGAAGAATAATGCCAATTCCATTAGTCAACTCCATAGCTTCATGGTTTCTCAAAAAGAGAATCCACCAGATGGAATTGTTCATAAAATACCCTAACGAGGTTCAGAATGAATTGCTTAAAAACCTGATCTCGAAGGCCAGAAATACGGAATTTGGCAACAAATATCATTTCCATGAGATCGATTCTTATGAAAAGTTCAGAGAACGTGTTCCTATCCAGAATTATGAAGGTTATGAATCGGTCATAGAACGAAGCCGACTTGGCGAATCTAATATTTTATGGCCTACTCCTATAAAATGGTTCGCAAAATCAAGTGGAACTACAAATGCAAAAAGTAAATTTATTCCGGTAAGCCAGGACTCTCTCGAAGACTGTCATTATGCTGCGGGGAAAGACCTGCTTTGCATTTACCTGAACAACAACCCGCAATCACAACTGTTTACCGGTAAGAGCCTGAGACTTGGTGGAAGTAAGGAATTATACCAGGAAAATGGAACTTCTTACGGAGACCTTTCAGCGATACTTATAGACAATATGCCTTTCTGGGCAGAATTTAGCAGTACACCTAGCAACGAAGTTTCCCTGATGCACGACTGGGAGTATAAAATGCAGGCTATTGTAGATGAAACCATCAAGGAAAAAGTTTCCAGCCTGGCCGGAGTGCCCAGTTGGATGCTGGTTTTACTGAACAATGTCCTAGAAACAACCGGAAAGCAAAATCTATTTGAAGTGTGGCCACACCTGGAGGTCTATTTCCATGGGGGAGTAAGCTTTGAGCCTTATGCTTCGCAATACCAGAAGATCCTTCCAAAGGAAGATTTCAGGTTCTATGAGATCTATAATGCTTCTGAAGGTTTCTTTGCCTGCCAGGACCATAACGACACTAAAGACCTGCTTTTAATGCTCGACTACGGGATATTCTACGAATTCATCCCGATGGAAGACTACGGAACCTCAGAGGAAAAAGCGATTCCTCTTTCTGAAGTTGAGATCGGTAAAAATTACGCGGTTGTGATCACCACCAATGCCGGACTTTGGAGGTATAAAATTGGGGACACGGTAAGGTTTACAGATATAGATCCATACCGGATCAAAGTTTCTGGAAGGACCAAACATCATATAAATGTTTTTGGTGAAGAACTCATCATTGAAAATGCCGAAACAGCCCTTAAGAAAGTTTGCCTGGTGACAAACTGCGAGATCATCGATTATACCGTTGCTCCTATCTTCATGGAAGGTAAGGAAAAAGGCGCGCACGAATGGATAATTGAATTCAAAACACCTCCAAGGGATTTTGATAATTTCCAGCGGCAACTGGACCTCGCCCTTCAGGAAGTGAATAGCGATTATGAGGCTAAGCGTTATAACAATATGACCCTTAATATGCCGAAGATCCACCAGGCCAGGAAAAACCTTTTTTATGACTGGCTGAAGAAGAACAATAAAGTTGGAGGGCAGCATAAAGTCCCAAGGCTTTCGAATTCCCGTACTTATATCGAGGAATTACTGGAATTGTCATAACTCTCAATATTTTTAAATATGGCTAGTGAAAAAGAAAAAATGCTTTCCCAAAAGCCATATATCGCATCAGATCCTGAACTTTCAAAAGAACGGATTCGCGCCCAGAAAGCCTGTTTCCAGATCAATTCTTTAACTCCAGATTTAGTTGAGGAAAGAAATACCATTCTTAAAGATCTTCTAGGATCTTTCAAAGAAAACTTCTACTTCGAACCACCTTTTCATTGTGATTATGGCTACAATATTTCTATTGGCGAAAATTTTTATTCCAATTATAATTGCGTCATCCTGGATTGTGCTGAAGTTAAGATCGGCGACAATGTGATGCTGGCTCCTAATGTGAGTATTTTTACTGCGGGACATCCTATAGATGCTGAAAAAAGAAATCAGGGTTGGGAATATGCCATTCCCGTAGCTATTGGAAATAATGTCTGGATAGGTGGAAATGTGGTAATTAATCCAGGTATCAAGATTGGCGATAATTGCGTTATTGGATCCGGAAGCGTGCTCACCAAAGATATCCCATCAAATGTTTTGGCCGCCGGTAATCCCTGCAAGGTGATCAGGGAGATCACCGAAGAAGACAAAAAGTATTATTTCAAAAATAGAAAGTTCTAAAAAAGAAAAATCCGGAAAACTGAAGTCTTCCGGATCTATTATATTTCAGCAATATTACTTAGAAGTTTTTGGTAACCTTATCTACCGCTTCGATTGTTTTATCAAGATCTTCATAAGAGAGCGCGTCACTTATAAACCAGGTTTCAAAGGCACTCGGTGCAATGTAAATTCCATTCTCCAGCATTCCGTGGAAGAATTTATTGAAAAGGCCAAGATTAGCTGACTTCGCCGCCGAATCGAAATCGGTTACCGGTTCTTTTCCAAAATGAACCGAGATCATAGATCCTTCCCTGTTGATGGTATAATCAACATTATTTTGACTCAGGACCTTGTCCATACCTTTATGAAGGTATTCGGTCTTTTTATCGATACTTTCAAAGATCTCTCTTTTGCTGTCTAATTCGGTAAGCATTGCTAATCCCGCAGCCATAGCCAATGGATTCCCGCTAAGCGTTCCTGCCTGGTAAACCGGTCCAACCGGAGCCAGATAATCCATGATCTCATTACGAGCGGCAAAGGCACCTACCGGTAAGCCGCCACCAATCACTTTTCCAAAGCAAAGAATATCTGCCTTCACTCCCGCTCTTTCCTGAACTCCTCCCGGAGCCAGTCTAAATCCGGTCATGACCTCATCAAAAACCAGAAGTATTCCAGTTTCATCACAGATCTCGCGAAGTCCTTCTAAAAATCCTTCTGCAGGAGGGATACATCCCATATTACCAGCAACAGGTTCAATAATGATACAGGCGATCTCGTCTTTATTCGCCTCTACCAGTTCCTTTACATTTTCAAGATCGTTATACTTTGCCAGCAAGGTATCCTTGGCTGTTCCCTGGGTTACTCCTGGGCTATTTGGCGTTCCAAAAGTTACCGCTCCACTACCGGCCTGGATAAGGAAAGAATCACTATGACCATGATAACAACCGGCAAATTTGATAATCTTTTCCTTTCCGGTAAATCCGCGGGCTAGACGAACCGCACTCATACAGGCTTCAGTCCCGGAATTCACCATTCTTATCTTATCGATATTCGGAACCATTTTTACCGCCAGCTCGGCGATCTTGGTTTCGATCTCTGTGGGTGTTCCAAAAGAAGTTCCTTTTTTAGCCTTTTCTATAACCGCATCAAGAACTGGCTTATGAGCGTGACCTAGAATAAGTGGCCCCCACGAATTGATGTAGTCTATCAATTTATTTCCATCTTCATCATACAGATAGGCACCTTCAGCTCTTTCAATAAAGACTGGCTCACCACCAACCGCTTTAAAAGCCCTCACGGGAGAATTCACCCCGCCTGGGATTACTTTTTGTGCCTCTGCAAATAATTCGCTACTTCTCTTATAAATCATAAATTACTTTTTCACTTTTTCTTACCCTTTCCAGAAGCTTCCGGAGTTTCAGGGTAATTAATATTCTTAGATTCTGAAATATTTTCAGAATGACAAAACATTTTTATTTCACACTTAAGATCTGGCCAATAGAAATTGTATTTCCGTTAAGGCCATTCATTCTTCTAATTTCCTCTACCGAGGTATTGTATCTTTTTGAAATAGAATACAGCGTATCACCTTTTTTCACCACATGAGTTTCTGAACTTTCCTGTGGCTTAACAGTAAATGCCGGCGAAGGACGTTTGGTGATATCTGAATCAAATTTGTACAATTCATATCTTTCAATAAGATCTATCAGTTTATCGGGATATCTGCGATCTGTGGCATACCCAGCCTTTCTAAGTCCTTTCGCCCAGCCTTTATAATCATCGACATCCAGCTCAAAC from Gramella sp. MT6 harbors:
- the hemL gene encoding glutamate-1-semialdehyde 2,1-aminomutase; the encoded protein is MIYKRSSELFAEAQKVIPGGVNSPVRAFKAVGGEPVFIERAEGAYLYDEDGNKLIDYINSWGPLILGHAHKPVLDAVIEKAKKGTSFGTPTEIETKIAELAVKMVPNIDKIRMVNSGTEACMSAVRLARGFTGKEKIIKFAGCYHGHSDSFLIQAGSGAVTFGTPNSPGVTQGTAKDTLLAKYNDLENVKELVEANKDEIACIIIEPVAGNMGCIPPAEGFLEGLREICDETGILLVFDEVMTGFRLAPGGVQERAGVKADILCFGKVIGGGLPVGAFAARNEIMDYLAPVGPVYQAGTLSGNPLAMAAGLAMLTELDSKREIFESIDKKTEYLHKGMDKVLSQNNVDYTINREGSMISVHFGKEPVTDFDSAAKSANLGLFNKFFHGMLENGIYIAPSAFETWFISDALSYEDLDKTIEAVDKVTKNF
- a CDS encoding DUF2797 domain-containing protein, which codes for MRYEGVLTKMRTEITDVVQYYLVWENDFINMNQLLDKKISLNFLRYQCLNCGLEKKIYRQGFCFDCFTSIPQAGDWVIKPELSKAHLDEEDRDLDFEKRAQLQPHVVYLANSSDVKVGVTRKSQIPTRWIDQGAHEAIEIVEVPNRYLAGITEVALKDHVSDKTNWRKMLTNDIIDLNLAEEREKLKEFIPEEAMEYYLASNKETEIKFPVKQFPEKVKSLNLIKNPYFEGVLKGIKGQYLIFEDGTVFNVRSNEGLVVELKVLV
- a CDS encoding sugar O-acetyltransferase, which produces MASEKEKMLSQKPYIASDPELSKERIRAQKACFQINSLTPDLVEERNTILKDLLGSFKENFYFEPPFHCDYGYNISIGENFYSNYNCVILDCAEVKIGDNVMLAPNVSIFTAGHPIDAEKRNQGWEYAIPVAIGNNVWIGGNVVINPGIKIGDNCVIGSGSVLTKDIPSNVLAAGNPCKVIREITEEDKKYYFKNRKF
- a CDS encoding histidinol-phosphate transaminase, which codes for MKSNALPRREWIKKGLLSVGALAVTPQILWANRVNEAISSKNRFLFNTSGFNEFTPPKFPDLDNLKARLMWNENPYGPSKEAAQAFTESVWKGNHYPSNSLDQLTEKIARKEGVSKDQVLLGPGSSDLLEKTAVVLFQNGGNVVSADPSYMALISVAKAAGGNWKSIKLTSTYEHDLDAMEAAIDESTKLVYITNPNNPTATITNADKLRSFCKHVSKNLPVFIDEAYMELSENGMADSMAPLVAEGKNILVSRTFSKIHGMAGLRIGYLLGQKEILNQINDVIGTGMGITGPSIAAATANLDNEEFLSDCREKFFDTRTFFKNYLAKRGISHMPSQTNFIIFSLEMAGDEFLQQVYDRNMAVRAFQFWGKDWCRVSMGTMEEMQLFTEALDEILV
- a CDS encoding GH3 auxin-responsive promoter family protein, yielding MPIPLVNSIASWFLKKRIHQMELFIKYPNEVQNELLKNLISKARNTEFGNKYHFHEIDSYEKFRERVPIQNYEGYESVIERSRLGESNILWPTPIKWFAKSSGTTNAKSKFIPVSQDSLEDCHYAAGKDLLCIYLNNNPQSQLFTGKSLRLGGSKELYQENGTSYGDLSAILIDNMPFWAEFSSTPSNEVSLMHDWEYKMQAIVDETIKEKVSSLAGVPSWMLVLLNNVLETTGKQNLFEVWPHLEVYFHGGVSFEPYASQYQKILPKEDFRFYEIYNASEGFFACQDHNDTKDLLLMLDYGIFYEFIPMEDYGTSEEKAIPLSEVEIGKNYAVVITTNAGLWRYKIGDTVRFTDIDPYRIKVSGRTKHHINVFGEELIIENAETALKKVCLVTNCEIIDYTVAPIFMEGKEKGAHEWIIEFKTPPRDFDNFQRQLDLALQEVNSDYEAKRYNNMTLNMPKIHQARKNLFYDWLKKNNKVGGQHKVPRLSNSRTYIEELLELS
- a CDS encoding AsmA-like C-terminal region-containing protein, with protein sequence MKKALKILGFILLTIIILLIVAPFVFESQLKDVVRKTMNKNLNAQVDFEDIDLSMFRSFPEATLVIEDLSIINNEPFKGDTLALTEEVTLEMSIKELFKSSDEPKVIDQLTLNNAYINIKVDSLGKANYDIAIEDTTTSASEGQPFKLDLKHYEINNSRVKYVDKTTKVSLDVENLNHEGTGDFSLDQSELDTYSEALVSLDYDGVNYLNQNLINLDAVFQMDLDKMRYTFLENEAHVNQLPLTFDGYVQVNEDNTEMDLSFKTPSSDFKNFLAVIPEIYAKNIENVDTNGDFIVDGRIFGKADDLYIPKMDIKITSNNASFKYPDLPKSVQDINLDMVVLNDTGLAEETYININNATFRIDQDSFTANGNISNITENMLVDLALKGTINLANLSQAYPLEMEQDLNGILTADVKTSFDMNSIENEQYQNVKSSGTASIKNFSYLSPEIPSEVKIANANMSFNQGNVSIPNLNLTTGQTDLTAAGTLQNLIGFLFTDQALKGNFQVQSNKFSVNDFMVAETEDITTTDENGREKTVAKTTGEEAVKIPSFLDMELKFNANTVIYDNLELKNATGVLVIRDETARLQDISTNIFNGSIGVNGMVSTKNPTPVFEMDLNLNSLDIASSFNGLELLQNLAPLASALEGKLQSNLNLKGNLNEDLTPQLATIAGNALAEILTAEINPEKAALLAKLDSELNFINFEDLDLSNLKTKLTFNDGMVQIAPFDFNIKDINFQVSGSHGFDMTMDYDLKLDVPAKYLGSEVGGALGKLSGESIANMSVELPIGITGNFNSPQVKLNMQQAVNNLTQKIVAKQSKNLEDKAVDAINDILQGKRDPNKPFNKNDTTAVNSQKTDSTTAPVSTRKDSINQSQKKQVEDAAKNILGGILNSAKKKTDTTKKN